A region from the Silene latifolia isolate original U9 population chromosome 7, ASM4854445v1, whole genome shotgun sequence genome encodes:
- the LOC141592450 gene encoding elongator complex protein 6, whose translation MEKSWNLLDEALGTSKESSSRKGSVMVIEDSVETSGAFVIHHILKRTLSSPHSSLIFISLSHPFSHYDRILRKLGCNLAAHKDNRRFFFFDMLMFGSSEDTARGLLIQLYGKIQKVVEDIASSHGSSEDITIVLDDFSLIEVAAKGSFNHSLDFLRYCYTLTSEAGCALVILNHEDIYHGDQNSTLVLQMEYLANILVKVESLATGLATDVHGQLTILNKSTDNTSKKNSMNKVHNYHFKIKENGVECFYPGTHI comes from the exons atggAGAAAAGCTGGAATCTGTTAGATGAAGCGTTGGGTACCTCCAAGGAATCATCTTCAAGGAAGGGAAGTGTAATGGTGATTGAAGACAGTGTTGAAACAAGTGGTGCCTTTGTTATTCATCATATCCTCAAGCGCACTCTCTCTTCCCCTCATTCTTCCCTCATTTTCATCTCCCTTTCTCACCCTTTTTCTCATTACGATCGCATTCTCCGCAAACTC GGTTGTAACTTGGCTGCTCACAAGGATAATAGGAGATTTTTCTTCTTTGACATGCTTATGTTCGGGTCTTCAG AGGATACTGCCAGAGGTTTACTAATTCAGCTGTATGGGAAAATCCAAAAAGTTGTTGAAGACATTGCCTCCAGCCATGGAAGCAGTGAAGATATTACAATCGTACTAGATGATTTTTCTTTGATTGAAGTGGCTGCCAAGGGCTCTTTTAATCACAGCTTGGACTTTCTGCGATACTGTTATACTTTGACTTCAGAGGCT GGTTGTGCCCTTGTGATCCTTAACCATGAAGACATCTATCATGGAGATCAAAATTCGACACTAGTTTTACAAATGGAGTACCTTGCTAACATACTAGTTAAAGTTGAATCGTTGGCAACTGGGCTGGCAACTGATGTCCATGGGCAG CTGACTATACTGAACAAGAGCACAGACAACACCTCGAAGAAGAACTCGATGAATAAGGTACACAATTACCACTTCAAAATCAAAGAAAATGGTGTCGAGTGCTTTTATCCAGGAACTCATATTTGA